A single region of the Malus sylvestris chromosome 8, drMalSylv7.2, whole genome shotgun sequence genome encodes:
- the LOC126633525 gene encoding lysine-specific histone demethylase 1 homolog 3-like isoform X2, translating to MVDKMDGEDKKSGFKKRSKFLEANMVDSDDDEPIGSLLKLKRQRNPKKVKPRSEGGGERGQKIEDEEEYLGGLDDTLASLRKKLKGPKKDSGTGTMRGRSFDLDGVQSLDRSSNGHVDDGGLDAKSVSRVLEKDPVMGDDGSDVTIDIGVENKLNGNVRGKRPKISRSMRFGEGSNSSLDHHLRDSLPAFSRKSQSSLVMNSRASSSPKEKSGSKVLEEGLKPSVDGVAQNTPLSDSNSLDSASDHCKADESQSFDYRLCQASNLHRENQETFNDKKHKGPYKIVAEDRAPVYSHSGFDSKLINNEAIADPSGSNFQEGPCSSDEVNDGDSKHLTQQMRTFEDGLKHCSIGGSIQSKDVLGRCTSAADYETSSPAGKGIMRPHCNDDLLDKSCENTLEDKHLVSSLHLQQNSLTCHVKVEDELDSDRCPNFSQHTQHQLLNFASNTLGMEDTHSNCNGPITYTKNPGLASGPLQEKNDVPIHDHLITCEEADENESCPEDTVSLPDVENKSTKLSAIQRVGRNVRKRRHGDMAYEGDADWDVLINDQGSDGDNSFRMRVKFDSSSSIGTESESGEAAAVSAGLKAHAVGPVEKIKFKEILKRRGGVQDYLECRNQILALWNKDVSRILPLTDCGVTDTSCADDSPRASLIKDIYAFLDLSGYINIGIAREKDKAEPGSKHDYKILREKNFEEISGVSVADSEDGVSFIIGQVKSSKTKIDAKSGVIIKSNNSTQGVSRDNELVTTVALELSNATNHAECKADHLENTSVDARLQSKLDSMDVSSSVPIGETLGDGGIPLVTPELKNVSHSTQCASQDHAVRNNNLQCSLEVKKKIIVIGAGPAGLTAARHLQRQGFSVTILEARSRIGGRVSTDRSSLSVPVDLGASIITGVEADWATERRPDPSSLVCAQLGLELTVLNSDCPLYDIATGEKVPADLDEALEAEFNSLLDDMVLLVAKEGEQTRMSLEEGLEYALRRRRMAKTGTSIEAKELNGLMDGFIDAKKSIDRAEESCQKQELLSPLERRVMDWHFANLEYGCATLLKEVSLPNWNQDDVYGGFGGAHCMIKGGYSTVIESLGEGLQIHLNHVVTDVSYGTKDAGLNTNPCNKVKVSTSNGNDFSGDAVLVTVPLGCLKAETIKFSPPLPHWKHSSILRLGFGVLNKVVLEFPDVFWDDSVDYFGATAEETDLRGQCFMFWNVKKTVGAPVLIALVVGKAAIDGQKMSASEHVNHALAVLRKLFGEASVPDPVASVVTDWGRDPFSYGAYSYVAVGASGEDYDILGRPVENCLFFAGEATCKEHPDTVGGAMMSGLREAVRIIDILTTGNDYTAEAEAIAGIQRQSDSERDEVRDMTRRLDAVELSNVLYKNKEALLQDMFFNAKTTKGRLHLAKELLSLPVETLKSFAGTKEGLTILNLWILDSMGKAGTQLLRHCVRLLVLVSTDLLAVRLSGIGKTVREKVCVHTSRDIRAIASQLVNVWLEVFRKEKASNGALKLSRQATAADAWKRKTIRDPSSSKPPLHTFHCGLEHKGSLQDSASTASHLPLNANGRPHSELKEIDVAVTEAERAAIAAAEAARAAALAAAEAYASSEAKSSTLLQLPKIPSFHKFARREQYPQMDEYDLRRKWSGGVLGRQDCVSEIDSRNCKVRDWSVDFSAACVNIDSSRMSVDNLSQRSNPNETASQTNFREHSGESAAVDSSIYTRAWVDTAGSAGIKDYHAIEMWQSQAAAADPDFFHSAPYINDEEDSNTTSRKHSWKNEGPVNESSVSQVTMNKESLKSHHRGADNIKQAVVDYVASLLMPLYKAKKIDREGYKSIMKKSATKVMELATDSEKAMAVSEFLDFKRRNKIRAFVDTLIERHMAAKPTMKS from the exons ATGGTTGACAAAATGGATGGGGAGGACAAGAAGTCCGGCTTTAAGAAAAGATCAAAATTTCTTGAGGCGAATATGGTTGATTCTGATGATGATGAGCCAATTGGGTCACTGTTGAAGTTAAAGAGGCAGAGAAACCCTAAGAAGGTTAAGCCGCGGTCAGAGGGTGGCGGCGAAAGGGGCCAGAAGATTGAGGACGAAGAAGAGTATTTGGGGGGGCTGGATGATACCTTGGCAAGTTTGAGGAAGAAGTTGAAGGGTCCTAAGAAAGATTCTGGGACTGGAACTATGAGGGGGAggagttttgatttggatggtgTACAGTCTTTGGATCGGTCCTCTAATGGGCATGTGGATGACGGGGGATTAGATGCAAAATCGGTGTCAAGAGTTTTAGAGAAAGACCCTGTCATGGGTGATGATGGATCTGATGTGACTATCGATATAGGGGTAGAAAACAAGCTTAATGGAAATGTAAGGGGAAAGAGACCCAAGATTTCTAGGTCTATGAGATTTGGGGAAGGTTCTAATAGCTCTTTGGATCATCATCTGAGAGATTCATTACCAGCATTTTCCCGGAAGTCACAATCTAGTTTGGTAATGAATTCTCGTGCCTCTTCAAGTCCAAAAGAGAAGAGTGGTTCTAAGGTTTTGGAGGAAGGGTTGAAACCTAGTGTGGATGGTGTTGCACAAAACACGCCTTTATCTGATTCAAATTCATTGGATTCAGCCTCTGATCATTGTAAGGCAGATGAAAgtcaaagttttgattacaGATTATGTCAAGCCTCTAACCTCCACAGGGAGAATCAAGAGACATTCAATGATAAAAAGCATAAAGGGCCTTACAAAATCGTTGCAGAAGATCGAGCTCCTGTCTACTCACATTCAGGATTTGATTCCAAATTGATTAACAATGAAGCCATAGCGGATCCTTCTGGTTCAAATTTTCAAGAGGGACCATGCAGCTCAGATGAAGTTAATGATGGAGACAGCAAACATTTGACACAGCAAATGCGAACTTTTGAGGATGGATTGAAGCACTGCTCTATAGGAGGTTCCATTCAGTCCAAGGATGTTTTGGGTAGATGCACCTCAGCTGCAGACTATGAAACCTCTTCTCCAGCTGGGAAAGGAATTATGCGGCCTCATTGTAATGATGATCTTCTGGATAAGTCATGTGAAAATACGTTGGAGGACAAACATTTGGTGTCCTCGTTACATCTACAACAGAACTCCTTGACATGCCATGTGAAGGTTGAGGATGAGCTTGATTCTGACAGATGTCCAAACTTTTCCCAGCATACTCAACATCAGTTGTTGAACTTTGCCTCAAACACTTTGGGGATGGAAGACACTCACAGTAATTGTAATGGTCCAATTACTTACACTAAGAATCCTGGGCTTGCTTCTGGTCCTTTACAGGAGAAAAATGATGTTCCAATTCATGATCATCTTATCACTTGTGAAGAGGCTGATGAAAATGAGAGTTGCCCAGAAGACACAGTATCTCTACCAGATGTTGAAAACAAAAGCACTAAGCTATCAGCTATCCAGCGTGTGGGGCGCAATGTTAGAAAGCGTAGGCATGGAGACATGGCTTATGAGGGGGATGCTGATTGGGACGTATTGATAAATGATCAAGGTTCGGATGGTGACAATTCATTTAGAATGAGAGTGAAGTTTGATTCCTCTTCAAGTATTGGTACAGAGTCTGAAAGTGGTGAGGCTGCAGCAGTGTCTGCTGGTCTTAAAGCTCATGCAGTCGGTCCTGTTGAGAAGATCAAATTCAAAGAGATTTTGAAGCGCAGAGGTGGGGTTCAGGACTATTTGGAATGCAG GAATCAGATCCTTGCTCTGTGGAATAAAGATGTTAGTCGAATTTTGCCTCTTACTGATTGTGGGGTAACAGATACTTCTTGTGCGGATGATTCACCTCGTGCTTCCCTAATTAAGGATATTTATGCATTCCTTGATCTCAGT GGCTATATAAATATTGGAATTGCTCGTGAGAAGGATAAAGCAGAACCTGGTTCCAAGCATGACTATaaaattttgagagaaaaaaatttcGAGGAAATTTCTGGGGTTTCAGTTGCTGATTCAGAGGATGGAGTTTCCTTTATCATAGGCCAGGTTAAGAGTTCTAAAACTAAAATTGATGCGAAGAGTGGTGTCATAATTAAAAGCAACAACTCGACGCAGGGAGTCTCAAGAGACAATGAGCTTGTTACTACAGTGGCATTGGAATTATCCAATGCAACAAACCATGCTGAGTGCAAGGCGGATCACCTGGAAAACACAAGTGTTGATGCAAGGTTACAAAGTAAATTGGACAGTATGGATGTTTCAAGTAGTGTTCCAATTGGTGAGACATTGGGTGATGGAGGCATCCCTCTTGTAACTCCAGAGTTAAAGAATGTATCACATAGTACTCAGTGTGCATCACAAGATCATGCAGTGAGAAATAATAATCTGCAATGCAGTCTGGAAGTCAAAAAGAAAATCATTGTCATAGGTGCTGGTCCTGCTGGATTAACTGCTGCACGCCACTTGCAACGTCAGGGCTTTTCAGTCACTATATTGGAAGCTAGGAGTAGGATAGGGGGCCGTGTTTCTACAGACAGGTCATCTCTATCAGTTCCTGTGGATCTTGGTGCTAGCATTATAACTGGTGTTGAGGCTGATTGGGCAACTGAAAGACGACCAGACCCCTCCTCTTTGGTTTGTGCTCAGCTGGGCCTTGAGTTGACTGTCTTAAACAGTGATTGCCCTCTTTATGACATTGCAACAGGTGAAAAGGTTCCTGCAGATCTGGATGAAGCATTGGAAGCAGAGTTCAACAGCCTTCTCGATGACATGGTATTGCTTGTTGCAAAGGAGGGAGAACAGACAAGAATGTCCCTCGAGGAAGGTTTGGAATATGCCCTCAGGAGGCGTCGTATGGCAAAAACAGGGACTAGTATTGAAGCGAAAGAACTGAATGGTTTAATGGATGGTTTCATTGATGCCAAAAAAAGTATTGATAGAGCTGAAGAAAGTTGTCAAAAGCAAGAGCTTTTGAGCCCTCTTGAGAGGAGGGTCATGGATTGGCATTTTGCCAATTTGGAATATGGTTGTGCTACTCTGCTGAAGGAGGTATCTCTCCCCAACTGGAACCAGGATGATGTTTATGGTGGCTTTGGAGGAGCTCACTGCATGATTAAAGGGGGTTATAGCACTGTTATTGAGTCTCTTGGAGAAGGACTTCAAATTCACTTGAATCATGTAGTAACTGATGTTTCATATGGCACCAAGGATGCTGGATTGAATACTAACCCGTGTAACAAAGTCAAGGTTTCCACATCTAATGGCAACGATTTTTCGGGAGATGCAGTCTTGGTAACAGTACCTCTTGGTTGCTTAAAAGCAGAAACCATCAAATTTTCCCCACCGTTACCCCACTGGAAACATTCTTCCATCCTGCGACTTGGGTTTGGAGTTCTTAATAAAGTAGTTTTGGAATTTCCGGATGTCTTTTGGGATGACTCTGTGGATTACTTTGGAGCAACTGCTGAGGAAACAGACCTGAGGGGCCAGTGCTTTATGTTCTGGAATGTCAAGAAAACCGTTGGGGCTCCTGTTCTTATAGCTTTAGTGGTTGGTAAGGCAGCTATAGATGGGCAAAAGATGAGCGCTTCTGAACATGTTAACCATGCTTTAGCGGTACTTCGTAAATTGTTTGGAGAGGCTTCAGTACCTGATCCTGTTGCATCAGTTGTGACAGATTGGGGTAGGGATCCTTTCAGCTATGGTGCCTACTCATATGTTGCTGTTGGAGCTTCGGGGGAAGATTATGATATACTAGGGAGACCTGTTGAGAACTGCCTATTTTTTGCTGGTGAAGCTACCTGCAAGGAGCATCCTGACACTGTTGGTGGTGCGATGATGAGTGGCCTTCGGGAGGCAGTGCGTATAATTGACATACTTACTACTGGAAATGATTACACAGCAGAAGCAGAGGCAATTGCGGGTATTCAGAGACAATCAGATTCTGAAAGGGATGAAGTTAGAGACATGACAAGGAGACTTGATGCAGTTGAACTTTCAAATGTCCTTTACAAGAACAAGGAGGCCCTACTCCAGGACATGTTCTTTAATGCAAAGACCACTAAAGGAAGGTTGCATCTGGCCAAAGAGTTATTAAGTCTTCCCGTTGAAACCTTGAAGTCCTTTGCTGGCACCAAAGAAGGGCTGACTATTCTCAACTTGTGGATACTG GACTCGATGGGGAAGGCTGGGACTCAACTCTTGCGGCATTGTGTTCGGCTCCTTGTGCTTGTTTCAACGGACCTACTGGCTGTGCGCTTGTCTG GCATTGGGAAGACTGTAAGAGAAAAAGTTTGTGTACATACGAGCCGTGATATACGTGCCATAGCAAGTCAGCTGGTTAATGTGTGGCTTGAAGTTTTTCGCAAGGAAAAAGCTTCCAATGGTGCATTGAAGTTGTCAAGGCAAGCAACTGCTGCAGATGCATGGAAGAGAAAAACAATTAGAGATCCATCTTCTAGTAAGCCACCTCTACACACATTTCATTGTGGTTTGGAGCACAAAGGAAGCTTACAGGATTCAGCATCCACCGCAAGCCATTTGCCTTTGAATGCAAATG GCAGGCCACATTCTGAGCTAAAGGAGATTGACGTTGCTGTGACAGAAGCAGAACGAGCTGCCATTGCTGCTGCTGAAGCAGCCCGTGCAGCAGCACTTGCAGCTGCCGAG GCATATGCATCTTCAGAAGCCAAGAGCAGTACACTGCTTCAGCTTCCCAAGATTCCCTCATTTCATAAGTTTGCTCGACGGGAGCAGTACCCTCAAATGGATGAGTATGATTTGAGGAGGAAGTGGTCTGGTGGTGTTTTGGGTAGACAAGATTGTGTATCAGAAATAGACTCCAGGAACTGCAAAGTTAGGGACTGGTCAGTTGATTTCTCTGCTGCTTGCGTCAATATTGATAGTTCAAGAATGTCAGTCGATAACCTCTCGCAGCGGAGCAATCCAAATGAGACTGCTAGTCAAACGAATTTCAGAGAGCACTCAGGAGAGAGTGCTGCTGTCGACAGCAGTATTTATACAAGAGCATGGGTTGATACAGCTGGTAGTGCCGGGATAAAGGATTATCATGCCATTGAGATGTGGCAATCTCAAGCAGCTGCAGCAGACCCTGATTTTTTCCATTCAGCACCATATATAAATGACGAGGAAGATTCAAATACGACTTCAAGAAAACACAGCTGGAAGAATGAAGGACCTGTAAATGAGAGCTCTGTTTCCCAAGTTACCATGAACAAGGAGTCGTTAAAAAGTCATCATCGAGGAGCAGATAATATTAAGCAGGCTGTTGTCGATTATGTGGCTTCATTGCTTATGCCCCTTTATAAAGCTAAAAAAATAGATAGAGAGGGATACAAGTCAATCATGAAGAAAAGTGCTACCAAG GTCATGGAGCTGGCCACAGACTCAGAAAAAGCAATGGCTGTTTCTGAGTTTCTTGATTTCAAGCGCAGGAACAAG ATCCGTGCATTTGTGGATACATTGATTGAGAGGCACATGGCAGCAAAGCCCACAATGAAATCTTGA